A portion of the Deferribacterota bacterium genome contains these proteins:
- a CDS encoding DUF3870 domain-containing protein — translation MVTAYTPAPRGTSMHELYKYAGVVLEIDTLNDTIVDAELTLITDLAKRFFKRLLIGYDLKKGSEELSKIIRNKYWAPSDEAFIACLNVAIRRYFDTKSNLVEKN, via the coding sequence TTGGTCACAGCATATACTCCAGCACCAAGAGGTACTTCTATGCATGAACTATACAAATATGCAGGTGTAGTCTTAGAAATAGATACCCTTAATGACACAATTGTTGATGCTGAATTAACGTTAATTACCGATTTGGCAAAAAGATTTTTTAAAAGATTACTAATAGGATATGATTTAAAAAAAGGAAGTGAGGAATTATCTAAAATAATACGGAATAAATATTGGGCTCCTTCAGACGAGGCTTTTATAGCTTGTTTAAACGTGGCAATTAGAAGATATTTTGATACAAAATCAAATTTAGTAGAAAAAAATTAA
- a CDS encoding SDR family oxidoreductase, whose product MYKPDEMFSVKDMVTFVTGAASGLGRAIALGFDALGAKVILADINEEGIEETAKECNGDILRIKLDVTDINSVQEAVKKSVAKYKKIDVSFNIPGINIRKPALELTYDEFDKIMKVNLYGVFMCAKEVGKIMYDQKKGSMINMASIFSEIIMPKQIGYASSKGAVRQMTRVLAAEWAPFVRVNAIGPAYIETSLVKEVMKDKSWYDNIRNQNMFKRFGKPEEIVGPAVFLASNASSLVTGFLLLADAGWHCFGGSV is encoded by the coding sequence ATGTATAAGCCTGATGAAATGTTTAGTGTGAAAGATATGGTAACATTTGTTACAGGAGCTGCATCCGGATTAGGTCGAGCTATAGCACTAGGTTTTGATGCGTTGGGTGCAAAAGTAATTTTGGCAGATATAAATGAAGAAGGAATAGAAGAAACAGCAAAAGAATGTAATGGAGATATATTGAGAATCAAACTTGACGTAACTGATATTAATAGTGTACAAGAAGCTGTCAAAAAGAGTGTAGCTAAATATAAAAAAATCGATGTTTCCTTTAACATTCCTGGAATTAATATAAGAAAGCCTGCATTGGAGCTAACCTATGATGAGTTCGATAAAATAATGAAAGTTAATCTTTACGGTGTTTTTATGTGTGCTAAAGAAGTCGGAAAAATTATGTATGATCAGAAAAAAGGAAGTATGATTAATATGGCTTCTATTTTTTCAGAAATAATTATGCCAAAACAGATAGGTTACGCTAGCAGTAAAGGAGCTGTACGACAAATGACAAGGGTACTAGCAGCAGAATGGGCACCATTTGTAAGAGTGAACGCTATTGGTCCTGCATATATTGAAACATCACTTGTAAAGGAAGTTATGAAAGACAAATCTTGGTATGATAATATTAGAAATCAAAATATGTTTAAACGCTTTGGCAAACCAGAAGAAATTGTTGGACCAGCAGTATTTTTAGCTTCAAATGCAAGTAGCCTTGTAACAGGTTTTTTGCTATTGGCAGATGCTGGCTGGCACTGTTTTGGTGGATCAGTTTAA
- a CDS encoding zinc-binding dehydrogenase: protein MKGKMKDLRLYKTNSNIAEALKLEEVDISEIGPKDVLLDVKATGLCGSDIHMIDGSTVLPRYPITLGHETAGIICEVGEDVKDWSVGDRVCVNFIQTCGKCLPCKLGRPSICINKKRIGMEEDGAYAEYVKVPAETLIKLPDNVPFDQAAICTDAVATPFHAISKRSNMRPGDSVAIFGLGGLGVHAVELSKMCGAGFVIGVDVDDYICERAKKMFGADYTINAREKEPVAEIIKTTGCGVDISMEIIGLPKTQEQAINSLRPGGRALIIGLGAEPVKLPSVAIFARQEFDVVGCYAFENLEIERIIKLVSMGRLDLSKSVTSHIKLEEIGKGLDDLHHKKGYPIRIVAV from the coding sequence ATGAAGGGAAAGATGAAAGATTTGCGTTTATATAAAACAAACTCTAATATAGCTGAGGCTTTAAAACTTGAAGAGGTGGATATTTCTGAGATTGGGCCAAAGGATGTTCTACTTGATGTTAAAGCTACAGGCCTTTGTGGTTCTGATATACATATGATAGATGGGTCAACAGTACTGCCACGATACCCAATTACTTTAGGCCATGAGACTGCAGGAATTATTTGTGAGGTTGGTGAAGATGTTAAAGATTGGAGCGTTGGGGATAGGGTATGTGTTAATTTTATACAAACATGTGGAAAGTGTTTGCCATGTAAACTTGGTAGACCATCCATATGTATTAACAAAAAACGAATAGGAATGGAAGAAGATGGTGCATATGCAGAATATGTAAAGGTGCCTGCAGAAACTCTTATAAAACTACCAGATAATGTTCCTTTTGACCAAGCTGCTATATGCACAGATGCTGTAGCAACACCCTTTCACGCTATAAGCAAAAGATCAAATATGAGACCTGGAGATAGTGTTGCAATTTTTGGTTTGGGTGGGTTAGGTGTACATGCTGTTGAGCTTTCAAAAATGTGTGGGGCTGGTTTTGTTATTGGTGTTGATGTGGATGATTATATATGTGAAAGAGCAAAGAAGATGTTTGGTGCAGATTACACAATAAATGCTAGAGAAAAAGAACCTGTTGCTGAAATTATAAAAACAACAGGATGTGGTGTAGATATCTCAATGGAAATTATAGGCTTGCCGAAAACACAAGAACAAGCAATAAATAGCTTAAGACCAGGTGGAAGAGCGTTGATAATAGGCCTTGGAGCAGAACCTGTTAAACTACCAAGTGTAGCTATTTTTGCTAGGCAAGAATTTGATGTGGTGGGTTGTTATGCCTTTGAAAATTTAGAAATAGAAAGGATAATTAAGCTAGTTTCTATGGGAAGGCTAGATCTAAGTAAATCAGTAACATCCCATATCAAGTTAGAAGAAATTGGTAAAGGTTTAGATGATTTGCATCATAAAAAAGGTTATCCTATAAGGATAGTTGCTGTGTAG